The nucleotide window AAAAATCCTAAGATTGTTCCAATTATAAAAACAATAAAACTTGCTTTTTCCATTATTTGCTTTAGAACAGCCACATCGTTAATACTCATACTGTATATAAACACAGGTAAGCACATAAAAAAGAATGGGAATATTAATTCTTTTAGATATATGTGATTTTCAGGAAATATTAGGTAATTAATTAAAAAAATAAGTATTGCTAAAATATAAATTCCAATAATCTTTAGCTTACTTCTTTTTAAGACTGCAGATAACCCATATAAAAAAATCGTTCCAACCAAAGCTTTTGAAATTAATTGAACTTTTGAGGCATCTGCAGTTCCTAATAAATTAAAATAAATTAATATAAAATACTGTATGGTGAGTACTACAAAGGGAGCAATTATGACTATACTTATTTTTTTATCATCTAATATATCAATTTTTAAATTGTGTTTTTTCGATGCATGTATCATTGATCACCACTTTTTCCCTTTAGGAATTTACGTTCTTTTATAAAAGTAAGATATTTAGTATGTTTGACAATTTAGAATTCTAGTCTTGATTTCAACAAATGAAATAAGAGTTCCTTTCATTTGTTGTATATTAGGAAATAACTGTTACAAATATTTGTCCAATTAAATTTAATTGAATTTCTCTGACAGGTATCAGCAATCTGACTATAGTTATCCATAATGTTATCAATCGCGTCCACAATAGTAGAAACATCCAAAGGATCCACCGAATAACCTACTTCTCCTTCTTCAAAAAAACCGTCTATACCTTGTCCTCTTGAATATATTATAGGTATTCCTCTAGACATTGCTTCAATATATACTAAACCAAAAGTTTCTCTTAATGAAGGCATAATAAAAATATTGCATTTGTCCATAATTGTTTTAATTAAATGCTTATCTTCAATAAAGCCATGGAACTCTACTATTTTTTCAAGATTTATTTCTTTAGTTAGATTTTTATAATAATTCTCAAGTGCCCCACTGCCTATTACATCTAATTTTACATTATAACCTTGTTCCTTTAACTGAGCACATGTCTTTAATACATTTGCTAAATTCTTATTTTTATTAAGTTGGCCAATAAACAGCAGACTTACTTCACGACTTTTTGGTTTTTTTTTATTTACAGTTTTATTTTCATGCCAAAAAGAATCTATCCCATTAGGAATTACATAACATTTATTCTCAATTTGTGATAAAATCCGATTTGGAAGTAAGGAAAATACTTGTTTTTTATATGCATATGAAATAAAAATAACAGCACTTGCATTAAGTAAAATTCTATACATATAAGGCCTTAAGTGAATTGCATACTTATAAAAATGATTAATATCTGTATTTCGGAAGGTTACAATAAAATTAATACCATATTT belongs to Anaerobacillus sp. CMMVII and includes:
- a CDS encoding glycosyltransferase family 4 protein; its protein translation is MNILHICSYYIGNQLYKNLVKELSNKGIKQHVFIPLKTESLVGKNQLPSEYDTVNYYYKNILKKYDKFFYFNKINKQAKEIENLSLLNRNNIDFIHAHTVFSDGGTAYKLSEKYGINFIVTFRNTDINHFYKYAIHLRPYMYRILLNASAVIFISYAYKKQVFSLLPNRILSQIENKCYVIPNGIDSFWHENKTVNKKKPKSREVSLLFIGQLNKNKNLANVLKTCAQLKEQGYNVKLDVIGSGALENYYKNLTKEINLEKIVEFHGFIEDKHLIKTIMDKCNIFIMPSLRETFGLVYIEAMSRGIPIIYSRGQGIDGFFEEGEVGYSVDPLDVSTIVDAIDNIMDNYSQIADTCQRNSIKFNWTNICNSYFLIYNK